One Cucumis sativus cultivar 9930 chromosome 1, Cucumber_9930_V3, whole genome shotgun sequence DNA segment encodes these proteins:
- the LOC101223078 gene encoding uncharacterized protein LOC101223078 isoform X1, whose translation MGSPVEEEAINPLTDEIKDSGVENFDDGSKEMFEKRSETRERKKSKYLSFPYINWGRKVMPAETEDIKFLKISGEGEDENAVEGQNETPSLSKCSGRFWKKWYRNITSGSDVPDNQDLMSASPAEFLSELHFTAVNCLYPNDNNNFDAVAQFFSRFRILMFHDESVNGGQNEAMAADLFFLGGKASEVKHPSSAVKSGIKKRKNQASSIMKMEDTKSKQVSGDVDLTGKAETSPAGDADEESPPSSNVESDKDRESLWREFVDNQDLMSGSPAEFLSELHFTAVDCLYPNVNNNFGTVAQFFSIFRILMFLGEKVSEDKQQQQPSSAAKSGIRKRKGQSSSIKKMEEMKSKPVSGDVDLTGNAEISPAGDAQKKTPSTSKVKSKKDKESLGRLKTKSLSALSDVNITLSSCSLLAKDSPEAGPLSPNGLPKRRKRRNNGVHPQSKPTTEIPDLNGSGAVAGLLVEDQQAVSHVAAQLKREPKRRRKRGVSKENSKASTEFINVNVNDSNKPGSFFIDLQVTASQPFAVIPEQNNLDFAGAPNQSVNDQTIGQDQSKSGGKKRKRKEKPPLADPDAVLSYSNGVGTDTSQGKDSQLTNNLPPQPKPKRRRRRKGQASLNHPNPSDSRSYIYNRVETDGEGLGSLLLLTFSSEAPLPPREQVITTFSQFGSLKESEIQLKDSTVEIVFLRSADAMEAVRSLKKNNIFGPTLLKYQLYHLSAPPKTSDSDRACTALAYPASEGTLNPSKSAESGNQAGDAPPIEFIRKNLQMMTSMLEKSGDNLSPDMRAKLECDIEGLLKKVSSMAGPSST comes from the coding sequence ATGGGTTCTCCAGTCGAGGAAGAGGCGATTAATCCATTAACAGATGAAATTAAGGATTCTGGTGTCGAAAACTTTGATGATGGGAGCAAAGAGATGTTTGAAAAGAGGTCTGAGACACGAGAGCGGAAGAAGAGCAAGTACTTGTCTTTTCCGTATATAAACTGGGGACGGAAAGTTATGCCAGCTGAAACAGAAGATATTAAGTTTCTTAAAATTTCTGGTGAAGGCGAGGATGAAAATGCAGTTGAGGGCCAGAACGAAACCCCATCGCTATCTAAATGCAGTGGCAGGTTCTGGAAGAAGTGGTACAGGAATATCACCAGTGGTAGTGATGTCCCTGATAATCAAGACTTGATGAGTGCATCACCAGCGGAGTTTCTCTCTGAGCTTCACTTTACTGCAGTAAACTGTCTTTATCCAAATGACAATAACAACTTTGATGCAGTTGCTCAGTTCTTCTCCagatttagaattttgatgtTTCATGATGAATCTGTCAATGGTGGTCAAAATGAGGCAATGGCTGCggatttattttttcttggggGAAAGGCGTCAGAGGTTAAGCATCCTTCTTCGGCTGTTAAATCTGGGatcaagaaaaggaaaaatcagGCAAGTTCTATtatgaaaatggaagataCGAAATCCAAACAAGTTTCTGGTGATGTGGATTTGACTGGAAAAGCTGAAACAAGTCCTGCAGGAGATGCCGACGAAGAAAGCCCTCCGTCTTCCAATGTTGAATCAGACAAAGATAGAGAAAGCTTGTGGAGAGAATTCGTTGATAATCAAGACTTGATGAGTGGATCGCCAGCTGAGTTTCTTTCTGAGCTTCATTTTACTGCTGTAGATTGTCTTTATCCAAATGTAAACAACAACTTTGGTACAGTTGCTCAGTTCTTCTccatatttagaattttaatgtttttgggTGAAAAGGTGTCAGAGGAtaagcagcagcagcagcctTCTTCGGCTGCTAAATCCGGGAtcaggaaaagaaaaggtcaGTCAAGTTCtattaagaaaatggaagagatgaaatCCAAACCAGTGTCTGGTGATGTGGATTTGACTGGAAATGCTGAAATAAGTCCTGCAGGAGATGCACAGAAAAAAACCCCTTCGACTTCCAAGGTTAAAtcaaaaaaagataaagagagCTTGGGGAGATTGAAGACTAAGTCCCTTTCTGCCTTGTCAGATGTGAACATAACCCTTTCTTCCTGTAGCTTACTCGCAAAAGATTCACCTGAGGCTGGACCCCTCTCACCCAATGGTTTACCGAAGCGAAGGAAGAGAAGGAACAATGGAGTACATCCCCAGAGTAAACCAACAACTGAGATACCAGATTTAAATGGAAGTGGTGCCGTAGCTGGCTTGTTGGTTGAAGATCAGCAGGCCGTGAGTCATGTTGCTGCCCAGCTAAAGCGTGAGCCAAAAAGGAGAAGGAAACGTGGAGTTTCTAAGGAGAATTCAAAGGCGTCTACTGAATTCATAAATGTAAATGTGAATGACAGCAATAAACCTGGTTCGTTTTTCATTGATCTACAGGTTACAGCTTCACAACCATTTGCTGTAATTCcagaacaaaataatttggatTTTGCAGGAGCGCCTAACCAGTCGGTGAACGATCAGACCATTGGCCAGGATCAGAGCAAATCTGGGGGCAAAAAGCGAAAGAGGAAGGAGAAACCACCCTTGGCAGATCCAGATGCTGTTTTATCTTATTCCAATGGAGTGGGTACTGACACCAGTCAAGGGAAAGATTCCCAGTTGACTAACAACCTTCCTCCGCAGCCTAAACCTaaaaggaggaggaggagaaaaGGTCAAGCTAGTTTGAACCATCCAAATCCTTCTGACAGCAGATCATATATCTATAATAGAGTTGAAACTGATGGTGAAGGTTTAGgatctcttcttctcttgaCTTTCTCTTCAGAAGCTCCCTTGCCTCCGCGGGAGCAAGTTATTACTACGTTTAGCCAGTTTGGATCATTGAAGGAATCAGAGATACAGTTGAAAGATTCAACCGTTGAGATAGTTTTCCTCCGAAGCGCTGACGCTATGGAAGCCGTTCGGAGTTTAAAGAAGAACAACATTTTTGGCCCaactcttttaaaatatcagCTCTATCATCTCTCAGCTCCCCCCAAGACGTCAGATTCGGACAGGGCTTGCACAGCACTGGCCTATCCGGCTTCTGAGGGCACTCTGAACCCATCAAAGTCTGCTGAATCAGGAAATCAAGCAGGTGATGCACCACCTATAGAGTTCATAAGGAAAAATCTTCAGATGATGACATCAATGCTTGAGAAGTCAGGAGACAATCTCTCCCCAGACATGAGAGCCAAATTGGAGTGTGATATTGAAGGCCTCCTCAAGAAGGTGAGTTCCATGGCGGGGCCTTCCTCAACGTAA
- the LOC101223078 gene encoding uncharacterized protein LOC101223078 isoform X2, with product MGSPVEEEAINPLTDEIKDSGVENFDDGSKEMFEKRSETRERKKSKYLSFPYINWGRKVMPAETEDIKFLKISGEGEDENAVEGQNETPSLSKCSGRFWKKWYRNITSGSDVPDNQDLMSASPAEFLSELHFTAVNCLYPNDNNNFDAVAQFFSRFRILMFHDESVNGGQNEAMAADLFFLGGKASEVKHPSSAVKSGIKKRKNQASSIMKMEDTKSKQVSGDVDLTGKAETSPAGDADEESPPSSNVESDKDRESLWREFVDNQDLMSGSPAEFLSELHFTAVDCLYPNVNNNFGTVAQFFSIFRILMFLGEKVSEDKQQQQPSSAAKSGIRKRKGQSSSIKKMEEMKSKPVSGDVDLTGNAEISPAGDAQKKTPSTSKVKSKKDKESLGRLKTKSLSALSDVNITLSSCSLLAKDSPEAGPLSPNGLPKRRKRRNNGVHPQSKPTTEIPDLNGSGAVAGLLVEDQQAVSHVAAQLKREPKRRRKRGVSKENSKASTEFINVNVNDSNKPGAPNQSVNDQTIGQDQSKSGGKKRKRKEKPPLADPDAVLSYSNGVGTDTSQGKDSQLTNNLPPQPKPKRRRRRKGQASLNHPNPSDSRSYIYNRVETDGEGLGSLLLLTFSSEAPLPPREQVITTFSQFGSLKESEIQLKDSTVEIVFLRSADAMEAVRSLKKNNIFGPTLLKYQLYHLSAPPKTSDSDRACTALAYPASEGTLNPSKSAESGNQAGDAPPIEFIRKNLQMMTSMLEKSGDNLSPDMRAKLECDIEGLLKKVSSMAGPSST from the exons ATGGGTTCTCCAGTCGAGGAAGAGGCGATTAATCCATTAACAGATGAAATTAAGGATTCTGGTGTCGAAAACTTTGATGATGGGAGCAAAGAGATGTTTGAAAAGAGGTCTGAGACACGAGAGCGGAAGAAGAGCAAGTACTTGTCTTTTCCGTATATAAACTGGGGACGGAAAGTTATGCCAGCTGAAACAGAAGATATTAAGTTTCTTAAAATTTCTGGTGAAGGCGAGGATGAAAATGCAGTTGAGGGCCAGAACGAAACCCCATCGCTATCTAAATGCAGTGGCAGGTTCTGGAAGAAGTGGTACAGGAATATCACCAGTGGTAGTGATGTCCCTGATAATCAAGACTTGATGAGTGCATCACCAGCGGAGTTTCTCTCTGAGCTTCACTTTACTGCAGTAAACTGTCTTTATCCAAATGACAATAACAACTTTGATGCAGTTGCTCAGTTCTTCTCCagatttagaattttgatgtTTCATGATGAATCTGTCAATGGTGGTCAAAATGAGGCAATGGCTGCggatttattttttcttggggGAAAGGCGTCAGAGGTTAAGCATCCTTCTTCGGCTGTTAAATCTGGGatcaagaaaaggaaaaatcagGCAAGTTCTATtatgaaaatggaagataCGAAATCCAAACAAGTTTCTGGTGATGTGGATTTGACTGGAAAAGCTGAAACAAGTCCTGCAGGAGATGCCGACGAAGAAAGCCCTCCGTCTTCCAATGTTGAATCAGACAAAGATAGAGAAAGCTTGTGGAGAGAATTCGTTGATAATCAAGACTTGATGAGTGGATCGCCAGCTGAGTTTCTTTCTGAGCTTCATTTTACTGCTGTAGATTGTCTTTATCCAAATGTAAACAACAACTTTGGTACAGTTGCTCAGTTCTTCTccatatttagaattttaatgtttttgggTGAAAAGGTGTCAGAGGAtaagcagcagcagcagcctTCTTCGGCTGCTAAATCCGGGAtcaggaaaagaaaaggtcaGTCAAGTTCtattaagaaaatggaagagatgaaatCCAAACCAGTGTCTGGTGATGTGGATTTGACTGGAAATGCTGAAATAAGTCCTGCAGGAGATGCACAGAAAAAAACCCCTTCGACTTCCAAGGTTAAAtcaaaaaaagataaagagagCTTGGGGAGATTGAAGACTAAGTCCCTTTCTGCCTTGTCAGATGTGAACATAACCCTTTCTTCCTGTAGCTTACTCGCAAAAGATTCACCTGAGGCTGGACCCCTCTCACCCAATGGTTTACCGAAGCGAAGGAAGAGAAGGAACAATGGAGTACATCCCCAGAGTAAACCAACAACTGAGATACCAGATTTAAATGGAAGTGGTGCCGTAGCTGGCTTGTTGGTTGAAGATCAGCAGGCCGTGAGTCATGTTGCTGCCCAGCTAAAGCGTGAGCCAAAAAGGAGAAGGAAACGTGGAGTTTCTAAGGAGAATTCAAAGGCGTCTACTGAATTCATAAATGTAAATGTGAATGACAGCAATAAACCTG GAGCGCCTAACCAGTCGGTGAACGATCAGACCATTGGCCAGGATCAGAGCAAATCTGGGGGCAAAAAGCGAAAGAGGAAGGAGAAACCACCCTTGGCAGATCCAGATGCTGTTTTATCTTATTCCAATGGAGTGGGTACTGACACCAGTCAAGGGAAAGATTCCCAGTTGACTAACAACCTTCCTCCGCAGCCTAAACCTaaaaggaggaggaggagaaaaGGTCAAGCTAGTTTGAACCATCCAAATCCTTCTGACAGCAGATCATATATCTATAATAGAGTTGAAACTGATGGTGAAGGTTTAGgatctcttcttctcttgaCTTTCTCTTCAGAAGCTCCCTTGCCTCCGCGGGAGCAAGTTATTACTACGTTTAGCCAGTTTGGATCATTGAAGGAATCAGAGATACAGTTGAAAGATTCAACCGTTGAGATAGTTTTCCTCCGAAGCGCTGACGCTATGGAAGCCGTTCGGAGTTTAAAGAAGAACAACATTTTTGGCCCaactcttttaaaatatcagCTCTATCATCTCTCAGCTCCCCCCAAGACGTCAGATTCGGACAGGGCTTGCACAGCACTGGCCTATCCGGCTTCTGAGGGCACTCTGAACCCATCAAAGTCTGCTGAATCAGGAAATCAAGCAGGTGATGCACCACCTATAGAGTTCATAAGGAAAAATCTTCAGATGATGACATCAATGCTTGAGAAGTCAGGAGACAATCTCTCCCCAGACATGAGAGCCAAATTGGAGTGTGATATTGAAGGCCTCCTCAAGAAGGTGAGTTCCATGGCGGGGCCTTCCTCAACGTAA